A stretch of the Solanum dulcamara chromosome 6, daSolDulc1.2, whole genome shotgun sequence genome encodes the following:
- the LOC129893299 gene encoding uncharacterized protein LOC129893299: MDSNSDCKEKKKSVMQSMLLCCKLYISESRNREALEPIERAAKLDPETVIINKFPDRDYNRVNYTLVSYVIHDSTGCPIYSPLHQTVLAMVAAAYDAINLEQHSGAHPRLGVVDDILIHPLARASLDEAAWLAKKVAADIGNRFQVPVYLYAAAHPMGKGLDTIRRELGYYRPNFRGIQWAGWAQPEQVPVKPDEGPEVVSRARGIVMIGAHKWVAMYNIPIMSTDLSAARRIAQRVSARGGGLPTVQTLGLFHGEDSTEIACILLEPNQIGADRVQNHVETLASQESLDVEKGYFTDLSPEMIIERYMKLISSSN, translated from the exons atggattCCAACTCAGATTGCAAG gaaaagaagaaaagtgTAATGCAATCAATGCTGCTCTGCTGCAAGCTGTACATATCCGAATCACGCAACAGAGAAGCTCTTGAACCTATTGAGCGCGCTGCCAAACTTGATCCGGAAACAGTCATTATTAACAAATTTCCGGATCGCGATTACAACCGCGTGAACTATACTCTTGTATCATATGTTATTCATGACAGCACAGGCTGTCCCATTTACAGCCCCTTGCATCAAACTGTCTTGGCCATGGTTGCTGCAGCCTATGATGCAATAAACCTTGAGCAGCACTCTGGTGCACATCCTCGCCTTGGCGTTGTGGATGATATTCTCATTCATCCACTGGCGCGAGCTTCACTTGATGAAGCTGCTTGGCTTGCTAAAAAGGTTGCAGCTGATATTGGAAACCGGTTTCAAG TACCTGTTTATTTATATGCTGCTGCTCACCCAATGGGGAAAGGACTGGACACCATAAGGAGGGAGCTAGGCTATTACCGGCCTAACTTTAGGGGCATCCAGTGGGCAGGGTGGGCTCAACCTGAGCAGGTCCCGGTCAAACCCGATGAAGGTCCAGAGGTGGTGTCTCGTGCTAGAGGTATCGTGATGATTGGAGCTCATAAATGGGTAGCTATGTACAACATCCCAATTATGTCCACGGATCTCTCAGCTGCTAGACGTATTGCTCAGAGGGTGAGTGCTCGAGGTGGAGGCTTACCCACCGTGCAAACTCTAGGCTTGTTTCACGGTGAGGACTCAACCGAGATAGCTTGTATTCTTTTGGAACCTAACCAAATCGGAGCTGATCGTGTCCAGAACCATGTTGAGACACTGGCATCTCAAGAAAGCTTGGATGTAGAGAAAGGGTATTTTACTGATTTGTCACCTGAAATGATCATTGAAAGATACATGAAATTAATTTCCAGTTCAAACTGA
- the LOC129891935 gene encoding beta-glucuronosyltransferase GlcAT14B, which produces MRKYANSYSGRVFNDKNCNSHSGRVYGDRHWKIPFFVSLLVSITLFTTTIFGLYSSSYGRDQVQLDMVSFARPAESDGYFVESDFQSFQSNGFGKNEPPRFAYLISGTKGDSHRMMRTLQAVYHPRNQYILHMDLEAPPRERLNLTMSVKNDPTFRKVENVRVMAQSNLVTYKGPTMFACTLQAISILLRESSKWDWFINLSASDYPLMTQDDLLHAFSNLSRNLNFIENMLLHGWKLNQRAKPIIIDPGLYLSKKSDLATTSQRRSLPTAFTLFTGSAWVVLTRSFVEYCIWGWDNFPRTLLMYYTNFVSSPEGYFHTVICNTEEFRSTAIGHDLHYIAWDTPPKQHPISLTVKDFNKMVNSSAPFARKFRKDDPVLDKIDKELLGRTHRFAPGAWCNGTSADGADPCSVIGDDSVFRPGPGANRLHELMNKLLSEDFRSKQCSTKS; this is translated from the exons ATGAGGAAATATGCCAATTCTTATTCAGGAAGAGTGTTTAATGATAAAAATTGTAATTCTCACTCTGGTAGGGTATATGGTGATAGACATTGGAAAATACCGTTCTTTGTGAGCTTGCTTGTGTCGATTACGCTGTTCACAACAACGATTTTTGGGTTATATTCATCATCCTATGGAAGAGATCAAGTGCAGTTGGATATGGTTTCTTTTGCTAGGCCAGCTGAGTCAGATGGATATTTTGTGGAATCTGATTTCCAGTCATTTCAATCAAATGGATTTGGTAAAAATGAACCACCTAGGTTTGCTTATCTGATATCAGGCACAAAGGGTGACAGTCACAGAATGATGAGGACTTTGCAAGCGGTTTATCACCCGAGGAACCAGTACATTCTACATATGGATCTTGAGGCTCCACCTAGAGAAAGGTTGAACTTAACAATGTCAGTGAAGAATGATCCTACGTTCCGCAAAGTAGAGAATGTGCGAGTAATGGCACAGTCAAATTTAGTGACTTATAAAGGCCCTACGATGTTTGCTTGTACCCTTCAAGCTATATCTATTCTGCTGAGGGAAAGTTCAAAGTGGGACTGGTTTATCAATCTTAGTGCTTCAGATTATCCACTAATGACTCAAGATG ATTTGCTCCATGCTTTCTCTAATTTGTCCAGAAACCTGAATTTCATTGAAAATATGCTGCTTCATGGGTGGAAACT GAACCAGAGAGCTAAACCTATTATTATTGATCCTGGTCTTTATTTGTCTAAGAAATCTGACCTTGCCACAACTTCTCAACGGCGATCACTACCTACAGCTTTTACATTGTTTACAG GCTCAGCTTGGGTGGTTCTGACGCGCTCTTTTGTGGAGTACTGCATATGGGGGTGGGATAATTTCCCAAGAACTCTGCTCATGTACTACACAAATTTTGTTTCTTCACCAGAAGGCTATTTTCACACAGTAATTTGCAACACCGAAGAGTTCCGTAGCACAGCAATAGGCCATGATCTACATTACATTGCTTGGGACACCCCTCCCAAGCAGCATCCTATTTCACTGACAGTGAAAGACTTCAACAAAATGGTTAATAGCAGTGCACCATTTGCTCGAAAATTCCGCAAGGATGATCCTGTCTTAGACAAGATTGATAAAGAATTGCTTGGTCGTACACATCGTTTTGCACCAGGAGCATGGTGTAATGGAACCTCAGCTGATGGAGCTGATCCCTGCTCTGTGATAGGAGACGACTCGGTGTTTAGACCTGGTCCTGGTGCCAACAGGTTACATGAGCTAATGAACAAACTGCTATCTGAAGATTTTCGCAGTAAACAATGCTCAACTAAGAGTTAA
- the LOC129893068 gene encoding protein ULTRAPETALA 1: MENGSNGVVTLLFTEDELREISGVKRCDDYVEVMCGCTSHRYGDAVARLRVFSSGELEITCECTPGCTEDKLTPAAFEKHSGRETARKWKNNVWIIVNGEKVPVVKTPLLKYYNKSSKHANGSNRSQNGKACHRDEFLRCTECKKDRRFRLRSKEECRTYHDALANVHWNCSCIPYDKFSCDDEEERASRRVYRGCSRSSTCKGCTTCVCFGCQICRFSDCSCQTCSDFTKNAKA, encoded by the exons ATGGAGAATGGTAGTAACGGCGTCGTTACGTTATTGTTCACGGAAGATGAGTTGCGTGAGATAAGTGGGGTCAAGAGATGCGATGATTACGTGGAGGTGATGTGTGGGTGTACAAGCCACCGTTATGGTGATGCTGTTGCTAGACTTAGGGTTTTCTCGTCTGGTGAACTTGAAATCACCTGTGAATGTACTCCTGGATGCACAGAAG ACAAGCTTACTCCAGCTGCATTTGAGAAGCATTCTGGGAGAGAAACTGCTAGGAAATGGAAAAATAATGTATGGATCATTGTCAATGGTGAAAAAGTTCCTGTGGTAAAGACCCCATTGCTAAAATATTATAACAAGTCCTCAAAGCATGCTAATGGATCAAATAGATCTCAAAATGGAAAAGCTTGTCATCGTGATGAGTTCCTAAGATGCACTGAGTGCAAGAAAGACCGCAGGTTCCGTCTCCGTTCAAAGGAAGAGTGCAGAACTTACCATGATGCTTTGGCGAATGTGCATTGGAACTGCTCTTGTATTCCTTATGACAA ATTTTCAtgtgatgatgaagaagaacgAGCAAGCCGTAGGGTGTACAGGGGATGTTCTCGTTCTTCGACATGTAAAGGTTGCACCACCTGTGTTTGTTTTGGTTGCCAAATATGCCGATTTTCAGACTGCAGTTGCCAGACGTGCAGTGACTTCACAAAGAATGCAAAGGCTTGA
- the LOC129892216 gene encoding uncharacterized protein LOC129892216 isoform X1, which yields MVDFLYNSTGEEVEDDKKNQPFPDPLSLLSVPDFDEFSLSFADSLLDFDSLSDLILDSPMADRNQEPSELGSVEVKFRSNDGVSEKCEMQTEDPLSCLNQEGSQIGVSEKCETQTEDPLSCLNQEQSQIRVSEKCETQTKDPLSCLNQEQSQIGVSENRLRVEDLDCIVEEKMGRVSISGIENERVVDQVDLGNVSGSVMAAVISKNEESDNKVVISSKAEERIVNDTGVNGSGSTVNNSDTDSESESESSSSAASSSDSDEDESSSNDEAEGEVAMEEGEIIASDPDEMVGWDEDDEDTGVKGPIRSKNEVQVLPPVPEVTATLQPHHQMQPVGVVSSIIGAQVVVEGVEKHSPLCDGSILWMTEGKSPLGIVDEIFGPVKNPYYIVRYNSDHEVPSGIHPGTLISFVPEFSSHILNDKSLYKKGYDASGENDEEASEDEFSDDEKEAEYRRMLKMKKRGITNDQKPGNKDKRNLKNRSQNWKHDQGAATDVQYEKCKPSVDQSRRVIPAGATPPDQGIHQSASRQGHGQSIRPPSVPTFPHMQNSPGLAAPSTGVWPNGIPYQQPQNMGFPNTLPNIGMSWPQQGHPQQMLQIPLPNALPFEQQINPTLPSSFMFPGGLPNFGAGPSFGPWPAFGQNVFGQSPMAMGLPGQFTQAPVNLGGQVPANGPQSGQNSNTQPNAVVPGYINGSPNFNQGQSSLPMGLPGQFTPTLMNLGGRVPENGPKSGQNNINGSPNFNRGAHSGGGRRGNHRGGGRFGGRRGRSQRN from the exons ATGGTGGATTTTCTGTACAATTCAACCGGTGAAGAGGTTGaagatgataaaaaaaatcaacctTTTCCAGACCCTTTAAGTCTACTATCTGTCCCTGATTTTGACGAATTTTCTTTGTCTTTTGCTGATTCTCTTCTTGATTTTGATTCCCTCAGTGATTTGATCTTGGATAGTCCCATGGCTGATAGAAATCAAGAACCCTCTGAGCTTGGCTCTGTAGAAGTCAAGTTCAGGAGTAATGATGGAGTTTCTGAGAAATGTGAAATGCAAACTGAGGACCCTTTGAGTTGTTTGAATCAAGAAGGGAGTCAAATTGGGGTTTCTGAGAAATGTGAAACTCAAACTGAGGACCCTTTGAGTTGTTTGAATCAAGAACAGAGTCAAATTAGGGTTTCTGAGAAATGTGAAACTCAAACTAAGGATCCTTTGAGTTGTTTGAATCAAGAACAGAGTCAAATTGGGGTTTCTGAGAATAGGTTGAGAGTTGAGGACTTGGATTGTATAGTTGAGGAGAAGATGGGGAGAGTTAGTATAAGTGGGATTGAGAATGAAAGAGTGGTTGATCAAGTTGATCTTGGCAATGTCAGTGGCAGTGTGATGGCGGCGGTGATTAGCAAGAATGAGGAGAGTGATAACAAAGTTGTCATCAGTAGTAAGGCTGAGGAAAGAATTGTGAATGATACAGGTGTTAATGGAAGTGGAAGTACAGTGAATAATAGTGATACGGACTCTGAGAGTGAAAGTGAATCCTCTTCCTCAGCGGCCTCTAGTAGTGACAGCGATGAAGATGAGAGTAGTTCAAATGATGAGGCAGAAGGGGAGGTGGCTATGGAAGAAGGCGAGATTATAGCATCTGATCCCGATGAGATGGTTGGTTGGGATGAAGACGATGAGGACACTGGTGTTAAGGGACCTATCAGGTCTAAGAATGAGGTTCAG GTTCTACCCCCAGTTCCGGAAGTGACTGCAACCTTACAACCACATCACCAGATGCAACCTGTAGGAGTTGTGTCATCG ATTATTGGGGCCCAAGTTGTAGTAGAAGGGGTGGAGAAGCATAGTCCTCTTTGTGATGGTTCTATTCTCTGGATGACAGAAGGCAAATCTCCACTCGGTATAGTAGATGAGATTTTTGGGCCTGTCAAGAACCCGTACTACATTGTAAGATACAATTCTGACCACGAAGTTCCCTCTGGAATCCACCCGGGAACCTTGATCTCTTTCGTCCCTGAATTTTCAAGTCATATCTTAAATGACAAAAGTCTTTACAAGAAAGGGTATGATGCATCtggtgaaaatgatgaagaagcGTCTGAGGATGAATTTTCAGATGATGAGAAGGAGGCTGAATACAGGAGAATgctaaaaatgaaaaagaggGGCATCACGAATGACCAGAAACCAGGAAACAAGGACAAAAGGAATCTCAAAAATCGATCCCAGAACTGGAAACATGATCAAGGTGCGGCAACAGACGTGCAATATGAAAAGTGTAAGCCATCAGTTGACCAAAGTCGACGTGTTATCCCAGCTGGTGCTACTCCTCCGGATCAAGGCATTCATCAAAGCGCCTCTCGTCAAGGACATGGACAGAGTATCAGGCCTCCATCAGTCCCTACATTCCCGCATATGCAAAATTCCCCTGGCTTAGCAGCACCGTCAACAGGAGTTTGGCCTAATGGAATCCCATATCAGCAGCCCCAGAATATGGGCTTTCCTAACACACTGCCGAATATTGGTATGTCATGGCCCCAACAAGGACATCCACAGCAAATGTTGCAAATTCCTTTGCCAAATGCATTACCTTTTGAGCAGCAAATAAATCCAACTCTTCCGTCTAGCTTTATGTTCCCAGGTGGACTACCAAATTTTGGTGCAGGGCCATCATTTGGACCTTGGCCTGCCTTTGGACAAAATGTTTTTGGTCAATCACCTATGGCGATGGGCTTACCAGGCCAATTTACTCAGGCACCAGTGAATTTGGGAGGTCAGGTACCAGCAAATGGACCACAATCAGGACAGAACAGTAATACACAACCAAATGCTGTGGTTCCTGGCTATATTAATGGCTCTCCAAACTTCAATCAAGGTCAATCATCCTTGCCAATGGGCTTACCAGGCCAATTTACTCCCACACTCATGAATTTGGGAGGTCGGGTACCAGAGAATGGACCAAAATCAGGACAGAACAATATTAATGGCTCTCCAAACTTCAATCGAGGCGCTCATTCTGGTGGTGGTCGGAGAGGGAATCACAGGGGTGGTGGCCGTTTTGGTGGTAGGAGAGGCAGGTCACAACGTAACTGA
- the LOC129892216 gene encoding H/ACA ribonucleoprotein complex non-core subunit NAF1 isoform X2: MADRNQEPSELGSVEVKFRSNDGVSEKCEMQTEDPLSCLNQEGSQIGVSEKCETQTEDPLSCLNQEQSQIRVSEKCETQTKDPLSCLNQEQSQIGVSENRLRVEDLDCIVEEKMGRVSISGIENERVVDQVDLGNVSGSVMAAVISKNEESDNKVVISSKAEERIVNDTGVNGSGSTVNNSDTDSESESESSSSAASSSDSDEDESSSNDEAEGEVAMEEGEIIASDPDEMVGWDEDDEDTGVKGPIRSKNEVQVLPPVPEVTATLQPHHQMQPVGVVSSIIGAQVVVEGVEKHSPLCDGSILWMTEGKSPLGIVDEIFGPVKNPYYIVRYNSDHEVPSGIHPGTLISFVPEFSSHILNDKSLYKKGYDASGENDEEASEDEFSDDEKEAEYRRMLKMKKRGITNDQKPGNKDKRNLKNRSQNWKHDQGAATDVQYEKCKPSVDQSRRVIPAGATPPDQGIHQSASRQGHGQSIRPPSVPTFPHMQNSPGLAAPSTGVWPNGIPYQQPQNMGFPNTLPNIGMSWPQQGHPQQMLQIPLPNALPFEQQINPTLPSSFMFPGGLPNFGAGPSFGPWPAFGQNVFGQSPMAMGLPGQFTQAPVNLGGQVPANGPQSGQNSNTQPNAVVPGYINGSPNFNQGQSSLPMGLPGQFTPTLMNLGGRVPENGPKSGQNNINGSPNFNRGAHSGGGRRGNHRGGGRFGGRRGRSQRN, encoded by the exons ATGGCTGATAGAAATCAAGAACCCTCTGAGCTTGGCTCTGTAGAAGTCAAGTTCAGGAGTAATGATGGAGTTTCTGAGAAATGTGAAATGCAAACTGAGGACCCTTTGAGTTGTTTGAATCAAGAAGGGAGTCAAATTGGGGTTTCTGAGAAATGTGAAACTCAAACTGAGGACCCTTTGAGTTGTTTGAATCAAGAACAGAGTCAAATTAGGGTTTCTGAGAAATGTGAAACTCAAACTAAGGATCCTTTGAGTTGTTTGAATCAAGAACAGAGTCAAATTGGGGTTTCTGAGAATAGGTTGAGAGTTGAGGACTTGGATTGTATAGTTGAGGAGAAGATGGGGAGAGTTAGTATAAGTGGGATTGAGAATGAAAGAGTGGTTGATCAAGTTGATCTTGGCAATGTCAGTGGCAGTGTGATGGCGGCGGTGATTAGCAAGAATGAGGAGAGTGATAACAAAGTTGTCATCAGTAGTAAGGCTGAGGAAAGAATTGTGAATGATACAGGTGTTAATGGAAGTGGAAGTACAGTGAATAATAGTGATACGGACTCTGAGAGTGAAAGTGAATCCTCTTCCTCAGCGGCCTCTAGTAGTGACAGCGATGAAGATGAGAGTAGTTCAAATGATGAGGCAGAAGGGGAGGTGGCTATGGAAGAAGGCGAGATTATAGCATCTGATCCCGATGAGATGGTTGGTTGGGATGAAGACGATGAGGACACTGGTGTTAAGGGACCTATCAGGTCTAAGAATGAGGTTCAG GTTCTACCCCCAGTTCCGGAAGTGACTGCAACCTTACAACCACATCACCAGATGCAACCTGTAGGAGTTGTGTCATCG ATTATTGGGGCCCAAGTTGTAGTAGAAGGGGTGGAGAAGCATAGTCCTCTTTGTGATGGTTCTATTCTCTGGATGACAGAAGGCAAATCTCCACTCGGTATAGTAGATGAGATTTTTGGGCCTGTCAAGAACCCGTACTACATTGTAAGATACAATTCTGACCACGAAGTTCCCTCTGGAATCCACCCGGGAACCTTGATCTCTTTCGTCCCTGAATTTTCAAGTCATATCTTAAATGACAAAAGTCTTTACAAGAAAGGGTATGATGCATCtggtgaaaatgatgaagaagcGTCTGAGGATGAATTTTCAGATGATGAGAAGGAGGCTGAATACAGGAGAATgctaaaaatgaaaaagaggGGCATCACGAATGACCAGAAACCAGGAAACAAGGACAAAAGGAATCTCAAAAATCGATCCCAGAACTGGAAACATGATCAAGGTGCGGCAACAGACGTGCAATATGAAAAGTGTAAGCCATCAGTTGACCAAAGTCGACGTGTTATCCCAGCTGGTGCTACTCCTCCGGATCAAGGCATTCATCAAAGCGCCTCTCGTCAAGGACATGGACAGAGTATCAGGCCTCCATCAGTCCCTACATTCCCGCATATGCAAAATTCCCCTGGCTTAGCAGCACCGTCAACAGGAGTTTGGCCTAATGGAATCCCATATCAGCAGCCCCAGAATATGGGCTTTCCTAACACACTGCCGAATATTGGTATGTCATGGCCCCAACAAGGACATCCACAGCAAATGTTGCAAATTCCTTTGCCAAATGCATTACCTTTTGAGCAGCAAATAAATCCAACTCTTCCGTCTAGCTTTATGTTCCCAGGTGGACTACCAAATTTTGGTGCAGGGCCATCATTTGGACCTTGGCCTGCCTTTGGACAAAATGTTTTTGGTCAATCACCTATGGCGATGGGCTTACCAGGCCAATTTACTCAGGCACCAGTGAATTTGGGAGGTCAGGTACCAGCAAATGGACCACAATCAGGACAGAACAGTAATACACAACCAAATGCTGTGGTTCCTGGCTATATTAATGGCTCTCCAAACTTCAATCAAGGTCAATCATCCTTGCCAATGGGCTTACCAGGCCAATTTACTCCCACACTCATGAATTTGGGAGGTCGGGTACCAGAGAATGGACCAAAATCAGGACAGAACAATATTAATGGCTCTCCAAACTTCAATCGAGGCGCTCATTCTGGTGGTGGTCGGAGAGGGAATCACAGGGGTGGTGGCCGTTTTGGTGGTAGGAGAGGCAGGTCACAACGTAACTGA